From one Suricata suricatta isolate VVHF042 chromosome 8, meerkat_22Aug2017_6uvM2_HiC, whole genome shotgun sequence genomic stretch:
- the SYNC gene encoding syncoilin isoform X1 has product MASPEPRLDGDGAAQAAREIRTEASSPEENSESPHEAGTLNPEVTLSLEGTLNLEDILYLGDTGDLDETLYVEESEKPEETLYIEETRQPGEALEVGEPGKPEDILYVDEPTQPEKTTGPEQTSSRGEPVTSEEKPSPEEGLQAGPSPSTESLSIEDLELLEERFQQCVHAVAQLEEERDQLVHELVLLREPALQEVQQAHQDILAAYKLHAQAELERDGLREEIRLVKQKLFKVTKECVASQYQLECRRQDVAQFADLREALTARAAQLSDELAQLRDAYQKQKEQLRQQLEAPPSQRDGHFLQESRRLSAQFENLMAESRQGLEEEYEPQLLRLLERKEAAAKALQKTQAEIQEMREALRPLQAEARRLHLQNRNLEDQISLVKQKRDEEVQQYREQLEEMEERQRQLRNGVQLQQQKNKEIEQLRISLTEELSTYKAMLPKNLGQANAPTSQAGGIETVSRGCLETYGRICNPETTTEDFLAKDH; this is encoded by the exons TGAGGCGGGGACTTTGAACCCAGAAGTTACTCTGTCTCTGGAGGGGACCTTGAACTTAGAGGACATTCTCTACCTGGGGGACACAGGTGACCTCGACGAGACCCTCTATGTGGAAGAGTCGGAGAAGCCTGAGGAGACACTGTATATCGAGGAGACCAGGCAGCCAGGGGAGGCCCTGGAGGTGGGCGAGCCTGGGAAACCAGAGGACATACTGTACGTGGACGAGCCCACGCAGCCAGAAAAGACCACAGGCCCGGAGCAGACCAGTTCCAGGGGAGAGCCGGTCACAAGCGAGGAGAAACCCAGCCCCGAGGAGGGCCTCCAGGCCGGGCCTAGTCCCAGCACAGAGAGCCTGAGCATAGAGGACCTGGAGTTGCTAGAGGAGCGTTTCCAGCAGTGCGTCCACGCCGTGGCccagctggaggaggagagggaccaGCTCGTCCACGAGCTCGTGTTGCTCCgggaaccagccctgcaggaggTGCAGCAGGCCCATCAGGACATTCTGGCCGCCTACAAACTGCACGCCCAGGCGGAGCTGGAGAGGGACGGGCTGAGGGAGGAGATCCGGCTGGTCAAGCAGAAGCTGTTCAAGGTGACGAAGGAGTGCGTGGCCTCCCAGTACCAGCTGGAGTGCCGCCGGCAGGACGTGGCCCAGTTTGCCGACCTCCGGGAAGCGCTGACCGCACGGGCGGCCCAGCTCTCGGACGAACTGGCCCAGCTCCGGGACGCCTATCAGAAGCAGAAGGAGCAGTTACGGCAACAGCTAGAAGCACCTCCAAGCCAGAGGGACGGGCACTTTCTCCAGGAGAGCCGGCGGCTCTCTGCGCAGTTTGAGAACCTCATGGCAGAGAGCCGCCAGGGCCTGGAGGAAGAGTATGAGCCTCAGCTGCTGCGGCTCCTAGAGAGGAAAGAAGCTGCGGCCAAAGCGCTGCAGAAAACCCAGGCCGAGATCCAGGAGATGAGGGAGGCGCTGAGACCCCTGCAAGCAGAGGCCCGGCGGCTCCACCTGCAGAACAGGAACCTGGAGGACCAGATCTCGCTCGTGAAGCAGAAACGAGATGAGGAGGTGCAGCAGTACAGG GAACAGCTGGAGGAAATGGAAGAACGACAGAGGCAGTTAAGGAACGGGGTACAACTCCAGCAGCAGAAGAACAAAGAGATAGAGCAGCTAAGGATCAGCCTCACTGAAGAGCTATCAACTTATAA ggctatGCTACCCAAGAACCTGGGACAGGCTAATGCTCCCACTTCTCAGGCAGGTGGGATCGAGACAGTCTCAAG GGGCTGTTTAGAAACGTATGGCCGAATCTGTAACCCAGAAACAACAACAGAAGACTTCTTAGCAAAGGATCACTAA
- the SYNC gene encoding syncoilin isoform X2 — MASPEPRLDGDGAAQAAREIRTEASSPEENSESPHEAGTLNPEVTLSLEGTLNLEDILYLGDTGDLDETLYVEESEKPEETLYIEETRQPGEALEVGEPGKPEDILYVDEPTQPEKTTGPEQTSSRGEPVTSEEKPSPEEGLQAGPSPSTESLSIEDLELLEERFQQCVHAVAQLEEERDQLVHELVLLREPALQEVQQAHQDILAAYKLHAQAELERDGLREEIRLVKQKLFKVTKECVASQYQLECRRQDVAQFADLREALTARAAQLSDELAQLRDAYQKQKEQLRQQLEAPPSQRDGHFLQESRRLSAQFENLMAESRQGLEEEYEPQLLRLLERKEAAAKALQKTQAEIQEMREALRPLQAEARRLHLQNRNLEDQISLVKQKRDEEVQQYREQLEEMEERQRQLRNGVQLQQQKNKEIEQLRISLTEELSTYKAMLPKNLGQANAPTSQAGGIETVSR; from the exons TGAGGCGGGGACTTTGAACCCAGAAGTTACTCTGTCTCTGGAGGGGACCTTGAACTTAGAGGACATTCTCTACCTGGGGGACACAGGTGACCTCGACGAGACCCTCTATGTGGAAGAGTCGGAGAAGCCTGAGGAGACACTGTATATCGAGGAGACCAGGCAGCCAGGGGAGGCCCTGGAGGTGGGCGAGCCTGGGAAACCAGAGGACATACTGTACGTGGACGAGCCCACGCAGCCAGAAAAGACCACAGGCCCGGAGCAGACCAGTTCCAGGGGAGAGCCGGTCACAAGCGAGGAGAAACCCAGCCCCGAGGAGGGCCTCCAGGCCGGGCCTAGTCCCAGCACAGAGAGCCTGAGCATAGAGGACCTGGAGTTGCTAGAGGAGCGTTTCCAGCAGTGCGTCCACGCCGTGGCccagctggaggaggagagggaccaGCTCGTCCACGAGCTCGTGTTGCTCCgggaaccagccctgcaggaggTGCAGCAGGCCCATCAGGACATTCTGGCCGCCTACAAACTGCACGCCCAGGCGGAGCTGGAGAGGGACGGGCTGAGGGAGGAGATCCGGCTGGTCAAGCAGAAGCTGTTCAAGGTGACGAAGGAGTGCGTGGCCTCCCAGTACCAGCTGGAGTGCCGCCGGCAGGACGTGGCCCAGTTTGCCGACCTCCGGGAAGCGCTGACCGCACGGGCGGCCCAGCTCTCGGACGAACTGGCCCAGCTCCGGGACGCCTATCAGAAGCAGAAGGAGCAGTTACGGCAACAGCTAGAAGCACCTCCAAGCCAGAGGGACGGGCACTTTCTCCAGGAGAGCCGGCGGCTCTCTGCGCAGTTTGAGAACCTCATGGCAGAGAGCCGCCAGGGCCTGGAGGAAGAGTATGAGCCTCAGCTGCTGCGGCTCCTAGAGAGGAAAGAAGCTGCGGCCAAAGCGCTGCAGAAAACCCAGGCCGAGATCCAGGAGATGAGGGAGGCGCTGAGACCCCTGCAAGCAGAGGCCCGGCGGCTCCACCTGCAGAACAGGAACCTGGAGGACCAGATCTCGCTCGTGAAGCAGAAACGAGATGAGGAGGTGCAGCAGTACAGG GAACAGCTGGAGGAAATGGAAGAACGACAGAGGCAGTTAAGGAACGGGGTACAACTCCAGCAGCAGAAGAACAAAGAGATAGAGCAGCTAAGGATCAGCCTCACTGAAGAGCTATCAACTTATAA ggctatGCTACCCAAGAACCTGGGACAGGCTAATGCTCCCACTTCTCAGGCAGGTGGGATCGAGACAGTCTCAAGGTGA
- the SYNC gene encoding syncoilin isoform X3, which translates to MASPEPRLDGDGAAQAAREIRTEASSPEENSESPHEAGTLNPEVTLSLEGTLNLEDILYLGDTGDLDETLYVEESEKPEETLYIEETRQPGEALEVGEPGKPEDILYVDEPTQPEKTTGPEQTSSRGEPVTSEEKPSPEEGLQAGPSPSTESLSIEDLELLEERFQQCVHAVAQLEEERDQLVHELVLLREPALQEVQQAHQDILAAYKLHAQAELERDGLREEIRLVKQKLFKVTKECVASQYQLECRRQDVAQFADLREALTARAAQLSDELAQLRDAYQKQKEQLRQQLEAPPSQRDGHFLQESRRLSAQFENLMAESRQGLEEEYEPQLLRLLERKEAAAKALQKTQAEIQEMREALRPLQAEARRLHLQNRNLEDQISLVKQKRDEEVQQYREQLEEMEERQRQLRNGVQLQQQKNKEIEQLRISLTEELSTYKGCLETYGRICNPETTTEDFLAKDH; encoded by the exons TGAGGCGGGGACTTTGAACCCAGAAGTTACTCTGTCTCTGGAGGGGACCTTGAACTTAGAGGACATTCTCTACCTGGGGGACACAGGTGACCTCGACGAGACCCTCTATGTGGAAGAGTCGGAGAAGCCTGAGGAGACACTGTATATCGAGGAGACCAGGCAGCCAGGGGAGGCCCTGGAGGTGGGCGAGCCTGGGAAACCAGAGGACATACTGTACGTGGACGAGCCCACGCAGCCAGAAAAGACCACAGGCCCGGAGCAGACCAGTTCCAGGGGAGAGCCGGTCACAAGCGAGGAGAAACCCAGCCCCGAGGAGGGCCTCCAGGCCGGGCCTAGTCCCAGCACAGAGAGCCTGAGCATAGAGGACCTGGAGTTGCTAGAGGAGCGTTTCCAGCAGTGCGTCCACGCCGTGGCccagctggaggaggagagggaccaGCTCGTCCACGAGCTCGTGTTGCTCCgggaaccagccctgcaggaggTGCAGCAGGCCCATCAGGACATTCTGGCCGCCTACAAACTGCACGCCCAGGCGGAGCTGGAGAGGGACGGGCTGAGGGAGGAGATCCGGCTGGTCAAGCAGAAGCTGTTCAAGGTGACGAAGGAGTGCGTGGCCTCCCAGTACCAGCTGGAGTGCCGCCGGCAGGACGTGGCCCAGTTTGCCGACCTCCGGGAAGCGCTGACCGCACGGGCGGCCCAGCTCTCGGACGAACTGGCCCAGCTCCGGGACGCCTATCAGAAGCAGAAGGAGCAGTTACGGCAACAGCTAGAAGCACCTCCAAGCCAGAGGGACGGGCACTTTCTCCAGGAGAGCCGGCGGCTCTCTGCGCAGTTTGAGAACCTCATGGCAGAGAGCCGCCAGGGCCTGGAGGAAGAGTATGAGCCTCAGCTGCTGCGGCTCCTAGAGAGGAAAGAAGCTGCGGCCAAAGCGCTGCAGAAAACCCAGGCCGAGATCCAGGAGATGAGGGAGGCGCTGAGACCCCTGCAAGCAGAGGCCCGGCGGCTCCACCTGCAGAACAGGAACCTGGAGGACCAGATCTCGCTCGTGAAGCAGAAACGAGATGAGGAGGTGCAGCAGTACAGG GAACAGCTGGAGGAAATGGAAGAACGACAGAGGCAGTTAAGGAACGGGGTACAACTCCAGCAGCAGAAGAACAAAGAGATAGAGCAGCTAAGGATCAGCCTCACTGAAGAGCTATCAACTTATAA GGGCTGTTTAGAAACGTATGGCCGAATCTGTAACCCAGAAACAACAACAGAAGACTTCTTAGCAAAGGATCACTAA